Below is a genomic region from Syntrophorhabdales bacterium.
AGGCGTACTGAAGCACGTCGGAGTGAGAAGGGGTGCAACACCCACTTGCGTGGGTACCCGGAAGCTATATGAATGAAGGCAAGTCGAAACTTATTTTTCGGGTGGTATCAGCGGAAGCACCGTCGATCGCTCGCTCTCGGCCGCCCTCAGCATATGTGAGCGCCCTTCAAAGAGACCGCCTTCTGCCACTGAAAGTTTTGATGTCGATATATCGCCGCGTACCTGTCCTTTGGGTGTTATCTCCACAGATTCGCTGCATCTGATCGACCCCTCCACTTTGCCGCCGACAGTTGCGCCTCTTGAGACTATATCTCCCCGTATCAGCCCCGATTCGCCGACGATCGTCCAATCCGCTTGAACATCCCCGTCGAAGGTGCCGTCTATTCTTACCGTGCCCTTTGACTGCAACTCTCCCTTCAAACTGGAATCGGGCCCGATTATTGTCGTCAAAGTAGTTTCCCTTTTTCCGAACATCACG
It encodes:
- a CDS encoding polymer-forming cytoskeletal protein; its protein translation is MFGKRETTLTTIIGPDSSLKGELQSKGTVRIDGTFDGDVQADWTIVGESGLIRGDIVSRGATVGGKVEGSIRCSESVEITPKGQVRGDISTSKLSVAEGGLFEGRSHMLRAAESERSTVLPLIPPEK